TTTGAAATGATGACTTTTGTCTTAGCTcccaacattttttttttcaaataatgttCAAGTTGATTACATTTACCagtcaaacacaaattcttaTTTAAATCACATGAGCGTTATTcctcctttttccaatttcattttacATGTAATTCAGGTTTTGTCAACAGCATTTATCATCTAAGTAGGTGATGTGATGAATCGTACAACCAGATTTCATTATCGTCAGTAAAACTGACTTTATTGCTGTTATTTGACCAAGTACTAGTTTTTCATTTGtataacaacaaaaaatttattgttCGTACATGTTTACGTTCATACTAGCCAGATAGTTAATCTTGGAGATGAAGCATCCAATTGAAATAGTCAATCATGACCAGCCACAAGCTATCTCTCCAATGTTTCACTATAAATATACATCTCTTCCTGATGCCAATACCTCACAAGCAAAATATTGCTAAGAAACAGAGAGATTATTATTCAGAGAGGAAAAGTTTGCATATCAAGACAGAAAGCAAGGATGTCATCTGAGTGTCAAGGTAATGAACAAGTTCTTCTGTACGATTACAGATACCACTAATATAAGCTAAATTACTTGTTATGGTGTCTTTAGTTTATAGACTGcaagattttattattttgttcatatataTGCAGGTAAGAGTAGATGGCCTGAACTTCTGGGAGCTCAGGGGACAGTTGCAGAGGCAACAATTGAGAGGCAGAATTCTTCGGTTGATGCTCAGATCGTGCTAGAAGGGACGCCTGTCACTCGTGATTTCCGGTGCGATAGGGTTCGTGTTTGGGTTGATACAGATGGCATTGTTACAAGGGTCCCTAGTATTGGTTAGTTTAGACTCAGGACTTCAATTCAGGGTGGCCAGTGCTGTTTTAGCAGGACTTGAAGAAATTTACGTGaaataatgaaataaggaGTTCCATTCTCCATGCATTTGTATAATTGTATTTGAATTTCGAacataatttgtttttctttctatgtATTCTATATGAAGCTAATAAGAACGGTTTGATAACGTTGACAGTAACTTATCTTCTTCTCTTCAATTAGTAATTCTTTCTGCTCAACCAGTAAAAATAAGTAGACATGGGTTGGAAATTGGCTTTCTCTTTTGGTGTTTGGAAAGCTCCACAGTTACCACTCAAGCTGTAATCCATGTCCATCAATGAAGTCTCTAAAATTCATCTATAGATGCAACACAGCTGAAAGTCTCATCCGAGCTCATTTCCCCTGCTAAAAGTCTCATCCCAGCTCATTTCACCCATCTCCTGGCTTCTTCAGCCCACCCCATATTCCCATCCTAGTTCTGTCAAAGCCTGTGATCTAAGTTGGTGGATTGTACAAATGACTGTTGTTGTTGGAAATTGCACGTGTGTATCTACTGACCAAAATACtattcttcattttcattgcATACCAAATTATTATTCTTCATTTTGCATCACAATAATGTCTTAACAACAAAGCAAACAGCCTACGTTACATATGTAAATAGTCAATAATGACAACCCACAAGCTATCTTATGATTCACTATAAATATACATCTCTTCTAAAGCCAATACATCACAAACCAAAATAATGCATGAAACAGAGATATTATTCACAGAGTGAGTAAAAGTCTacatattaaaacaaaaggcGAGGATATCTGAATGTCAAGGTAATGAACAAGTTCTTTCACACTTGCCAAACATTGAACGGTCTACATACTAAAAGTCTACCTATCAGTCATCTGCTTGTCGTATATTATAATGACTTGCCAAACATTTAACAGTCCCATCAGCTATTACCCTATCTAACATGTCATACTTCTTATAATTTGCTTGAAGAGCCTCGTTCTGCTGCTTTGCAAGATTCTCTTCTTCCTGGAGTTGTTGCTCGAGCACAAATGACGCTTCAGCAGCATGCTTTCGAGTAAGACGCTTCAGTTTTTGTGCCACTTGAAAATCCGGATCATTTGGCTCCAACCAACGACAAGATATCCCTCTTCCAGTCTCTGCAGGGCGATCATCAAACATCTCCACTTCAGCACGACGTGCCCTCACAGGCCTCGGCATCCCCGACATCATGAAAGGCAATTGACCTAACTCTGAGACAATAACATCAGCCTGTCTAAGGTTCTCCATCTCCACCAGTGCACTTTGCGGGATGTTCCTTGATTCCACGTAATTTCGAATGAACTGAACATTTTTCACAGTCCCAAACTGTGAAAGAGCAGTTCTCACAACAGTTTCAGTGACCTGTGGTGAGATGTTATCGAGGTAAACAGTTCGTTTGACCTTCTCCTCAAATGCAGCATACTTTGCTTCTGGAGTCCCCATATGCCACAATGCGTAAAACCCTAATAAGAGAGAAATCTCAAAAAGTTTGCTAAATTGTACAACTAATAGCAGTAAACAATACACGCAGTTTAACAAAAACTATAACCAGCATAATACCATTCTACCATTTACACACCAAAATGTAACCAGCAATGACAACATAACCTTGAAGCAGCAGAAAGATAACCAATTAATCATCATTCAAGAACTGAATAGCAtaacaccaaaaaaagaacCTAAAAACAATCCAATTAATCAGCAACACAGAATGCATAATCTGACAGCAAGCAGCAAATTAATCACCTACAGAGAACCTAAAAACAGCCACTTAAACAGCAAAAGTCCCAATTTCCAGCAAAGCCCCAATCCCCCAATTAATCAACATTCACAATCACATCCACCAAAACATAAACAATACATGCAACCCAACAACAGAACCTAAAAACAATCcaattaataagaaaaagcCCTAATTAATTTCCATCAAATAACAGAACCAGAAGCATGCATAAGGAACTTGTAAACCCTAAAATCCTTTATTAGGCCTTTCTATTTACCTCAGAAACCGCCTACAGCCCAATTAAAAACCAAGTCCCTAATTacctaattaatttcatgaaacccaaattttaatttcgAAGAAAAAccttaattttgttaattcaAATTCAGATCCAGAGCAATTAGAGGATGAGGAGATGTACCTGATATTGAGATGCGAGAGTAAGCCTGAGAATCGAGCAATTTGACGAAGGCGATCAGAGAGTGAGAGGCTGCCAAGTTGGCAATGAGAGCGAGAGTTAGCGGATGATAAGCTCAGAGAGAGGATCGAAGACATGAAAGAGAGTGAAAAGATTCTGACCTGGTTCGGATTGAGAGGAGAGACCGGTGGAAGCGGTGGAAGCGGTGGAAGAGGCGGAGGCGGAGGCGGAGGCGGTGGCGGCGAGAGAAGCAGACGACGGAGAAGAAGAGCCGCTCTCTAAGGGTCGttcagagagagaagagaaggccCGTCTTCGAGTGATGGGCCTTGGGCTTTATTTCTCAGGTTGTAGAGTggctttgtttgtttgttttttttgggtcaaaatcGAATTTCCTTCAATAAAAGGCCTAAGCCGATCACAACCAAAAAATGAATTCAACCAAATGCAATACAAACGGAATAGTggctttgtttgtttaataaCACACAACCCagcaattaattttttaatttttccaaatttcaaatatttttaattaaatgggaaattttggaaatttctGAAATAGCGGCAGAATAACTTGAATATCTAATGGTCGCATATTTAAACTCATTCAACAAAACTCATAGAAGtcaaattttcttccttttagAAGACTTGAATCTTAAGAAGCAACAGCTAAAAGTCCATAATGAGAGTCGATGACCAAGACCAACTAAGTTAAGCAATCAAAAtgctatatgtatatatgtatatgtactCATCATCATTAACACAAATTTAAGCATACAAATAGAGAAGAGAAGCTAAGAGACTAAACCAGAGCAAGCAATCATTTGATCAAAGATGGGTtcagaatgtgaaggtaaagtAGTAGCCAATTTCCTtcgtttcttttctttctatttagTTTTTTCAGAGATATGTGCcaattcttatatatatatatatatatatatatatgtgtgtgtgagagtatatttatttatttatttattttcaggCAAGGGTTCGTGGCCAGAGCTTGTTGGAGTGGAGGGGGAGGTTGCCAAAGCAacaattgagagagagaacccTATTGTGACTGCTAAGATTGTGGTTGAAGGAGAAACATATGTCATCACCAACTACGATTGCTATAGGGTTTGGGTATGGGTTGATAAAGATGATCGACTTGTCACAAGGCCTCCCATAATTGGTTAATTAGCTAAGATAGAGCTTGCGTTTCCGTTATAATTATTCCATAATTACTTCCGATTATTTGTGATTGTTGTTCCTTTCTAAATGTTGAATTAAGGAGTTTGTAATTATCTCCCTCCCCATGTAATAAAACTACATACGGTATTTATAAATATGGACTAGATCAGTTTGTTAAGACAATGTGTTGTATTAATAATTggcacaaattaatgtgctaatcgtACAATTAAAAACACCTACAAGTGCACGAATTTATTGGGATATAGATTTGTAAGTATGGGATCGATCCCACAAAGAACTGTCGGCTTACTAAAAGTTCTAGTTTGAGTACGTAAAGAAGACTTATTTAACACAACACAAAGGTAAGATACAAACTGAAAACTAgaaatgagtaaagaaaagtaaaataaatgaaacaaaacaagaaaccaaagaTAAACATAATCAGGAATTTCTATCACCCATTTGTCACCTTTCTATCACCCCTTATCACCTTTCTATCACCCCTTCATCACTACTCTATCACTTGTTTATCACCTAGTGAACAGTGACGACCGGTCGCATGAACATTGATGACCGGTCGTTTTGAAGCATATTGTGGCCTTTTTAAACAAGATGGAAGGCGACTGGTCGCATGAACAAGTCGAACGGTCGTTTGAGAGGAAATTCTCATGTTTTCAGCTTTGACCTCCGtccagtttttgttttgaccTATAACTCTCCAACCGTTTATCCAAATTTCACGTTCTTTATATGGTTGGATTCAAtacagaaaaatgaagaactcAGCGTAggccaaatttcaaaaacaaatacataaatgAATAGAATTGAGTGGAAAGAACACTCATGATTTCAAACATAttacatacacacacaaaagtAACCCAATTCTAATTTAACAAGCCTAACAAAAATGAATATCAAAATGTGGCTTAAAATGATGAGAAACACTAGGGTTTTCATAATCCACTCTAAACAATCTTACTCATGTTCATGGACACTCAAGTAATGAACTCTAAATGTGTTGATGAAGATGTTCGCAATCAAGACCGGGTCTAGTGGTTCAAGATGCATTGATTCTCTCTAATATAAGTAGAGTGCGGGGCTAGTGCTACAATACTCGTGCCTTCCATATAATCAATCTAGGTGTGTTTAGTACTTCGAATTAATTATATGGAAAACCCATTAAGTTGAAAGGGAATATGAACATCACAAGAACCTTAATAGTATATAGTGTTTACATTAGGCATTCAAGAAACCAATTCACATGGATGATTCTTACTTCATCCATTTGTTGCTTAGGAGGACATGACGGTACACATAATCCCAACAACCTCAAGAAGCGTGCTTTCAAAGGTgatcaataaaagaaaaacatacattAAGAATAGATTATTTTAGTGAATGGGAATTCATCAACAACATCTAGAAATTCATAAACTCAAGCATCAAAATAGTAGAGTAATCATGTTTACACTACtacgatttactatttgcgcgacggaagtttgcgcgacgaatacaatTTCGTCTCGCAAAGAACACTTTTGCGACGCAAAATAACTTCCGTCGCTCAAAGAACAGaaaactagcgcgacaaataatttcgtcgcggaTAGAGACTATGCGAGACGTAAAAAAAattgcgtcgcgcaaagatgcAACTTCTACGGAAAATGGCGCCAaactcttgcgcgacgacaaagaGCGTCGCGCATGAGCATATTGCGCGACACTTAAACTTATTCGTCGCCCAAAGATGGACCGGAATTTGCCGCCTCTTATGGCGGTAAAaacattttgcgcgacgagtgttttcgtcgcaaaagacaacttagggCGACGAAAACATcaaccgtcgcgtaagaaaacgagggaaCCTTAATTTTGGCGCCAATATGGAAGTGggttttttgcgcgacggaagtacgtcgtcgcgtaaagtgTAATAGCGGTGCAAAcctgcgcgacgaaatatttcaATTGGCGCGACGAAGCAtgaactttgcgcgacgcccGTTTGTATTCGCGCGACGGAATTTCTGTGCGACGAATAaatttcttcgtcgcgcaaaaaagtAGCTGTCGACAcgtgattgcgcgacggaaatgttgttttgtgcgacggaaaagtaGGTTTTCGCGACGGCGTttcgcgcgacgaatttttcttgttcgtcgcgcaaagtccttcttctccatatttgtatctgccatttcagaggcagaatgcattgcattctgcctctctctcactctccctccctgctgctgctctgctgTGAATTCTGGACGTTTattaggtatgtattttttgtcgttagtttaaatgtattaatgtaaattcgtactaatgctattaattttgttctcattagggatatttgtgattagtggttggtggagaacgattgagaaggtatgttattgtaaaagtttgtttgttatgtttgtacttttttttgtgaagttatatgtttataatgttgtgaaattgtgcgtgaagtagcacaatgtgttgtgatgtacgaagttaattgaaattaacttcgtacttttatttttatgtttagtaacacgaagtttcccgttcgagattagttggatttcgtgcatggatgcgtaaggcatgactgcggtccaattaattcttgaattgtcccattatttggacagtttggtaatgcatagtgttgtcacataatctttggctacaggattaggtttcgattgtggagatttcggtgtcatctcggtacgttctttgggtggtacgtaggtatttatacctatgcccacttcaagaactgtgtcgagatgctgccgaaattaatccacgccgaaatctaatctcatgtagccgtaggttacgtgacaggactatgcattcccgaatgggatagggcccttaccggaggcataaggtgacattataacttcgcatgaagttgttgtgattgttgtgtcgtgattgtggtttcaggaattatgagcagaaggtggatacataacccgaatagatgcgcagacgaatacttggatggaatcgaggattttattgagtttgcacgtagacacaaccccggtgcaactagaatccgttgtccttgtaggaggtgtaacaacacgttgtttgagacaattgaaaatgttggatttcatttagtaaggaatggaatgattgaaacatatagcatttggaaccttcacggcgaacaagtagaccatgcttcgacttcaaatgccccaagagtggacaatgttgaacctattgtggatcctaatgatcaagtcatgggtattatacaggatgcttttccattcgcatcgaccaacatcaatcaggaaggggaagatgacgcgcctacaccaatagacagtgcggagtttgaacagtatgaaaaactgttaaaaaatgccaaccaagagttatacccggggtgcgagagcttttccgttctcactgccattgtggagctaatgcacgaaaaataaagtatcgtatgtcgaacttgtgtttcgattactttttgggggttttcaagagaatgcttccgacggacaattgtttgtcgaaagaccataa
The window above is part of the Prunus dulcis chromosome 1, ALMONDv2, whole genome shotgun sequence genome. Proteins encoded here:
- the LOC117615822 gene encoding uncharacterized protein LOC117615822 — translated: MGTPEAKYAAFEEKVKRTVYLDNISPQVTETVVRTALSQFGTVKNVQFIRNYVESRNIPQSALVEMENLRQADVIVSELGQLPFMMSGMPRPVRARRAEVEMFDDRPAETGRGISCRWLEPNDPDFQVAQKLKRLTRKHAAEASFVLEQQLQEEENLAKQQNEALQANYKKYDMLDRVIADGTVKCLASHYNIRQADD